A genomic stretch from Arthrobacter sp. KBS0702 includes:
- a CDS encoding ABC transporter family substrate-binding protein, translating to MKNLTKIGGVTAVVAALALTACGGGGGAAKGPEAGKGQEAGSDLAKLVSINAKDAKDLQPGGTVTLPLGNLGPDFNGFSNNGNSADNTALHRPIDQAGTWGCWNFDFDGTATPNKDFCEDVKSEVKDGKQTITIKVNPKATYNDGTPIDVKTFENTWNMLKGANKDIDVVSSGAYEFVDSVKAGSSPKEVIVTTTQPVYPLDSLFTGFVHPAVNTPAIFNDGFTGEMHPEWMAGPFKVDKYDSAAKTVTLAQNEKWWGNKPVLDKVVFRQLESSAAIAAFKNGEIDGVSANTITPYKQLDGTKNSEIRRGQRLFAGGLNLNAQKAPLTDVAIRKAIFTAVDREALRKVRFNGLNWEEESSGSMMLLPFSKYYQDNYPVKETGADAAKKVLTDAGYKPNAAGIMEKDGVPAAFKISNFGDDPTTLAFAQTLQNQLKAGGMDVGIDQRASADFGKVVGSRDFFLSVSGYTVGADATDAVKQFYDSKTNTNKLGDADLDAKIKKLSTIADNAERNKAAMDVEKEHMAKYFSMGVVMNGPQISFVRTGLANYGPSLFKSLSQVPDWTTIGWEKK from the coding sequence ATGAAGAATCTGACCAAGATCGGCGGCGTTACCGCCGTCGTGGCAGCGCTTGCGCTCACCGCCTGCGGCGGTGGCGGCGGCGCAGCAAAGGGTCCCGAGGCCGGCAAGGGACAGGAAGCGGGAAGCGACCTGGCCAAGCTCGTCAGCATCAACGCGAAGGACGCCAAGGACCTGCAGCCGGGCGGCACCGTCACCCTGCCGCTGGGCAACCTTGGACCGGACTTCAACGGTTTTTCCAACAACGGCAACAGCGCGGACAACACCGCCCTGCACCGCCCGATTGACCAGGCCGGCACCTGGGGCTGCTGGAACTTCGACTTCGACGGCACCGCCACGCCGAACAAGGACTTCTGCGAAGACGTCAAGAGCGAGGTCAAGGACGGCAAGCAGACCATCACCATCAAGGTGAACCCGAAGGCCACCTACAACGACGGCACGCCGATCGACGTCAAGACCTTCGAAAACACCTGGAACATGCTCAAGGGTGCCAACAAGGACATCGACGTCGTCAGCTCCGGCGCGTACGAGTTCGTTGACTCCGTCAAGGCCGGCTCCAGCCCCAAGGAAGTCATTGTCACCACCACCCAGCCGGTCTACCCGCTGGACTCCCTGTTCACCGGCTTTGTGCACCCGGCCGTGAACACCCCGGCGATCTTCAACGACGGCTTCACCGGCGAGATGCACCCGGAGTGGATGGCCGGTCCGTTCAAGGTCGACAAGTACGACAGCGCAGCCAAGACGGTCACCCTCGCCCAGAACGAGAAGTGGTGGGGCAACAAGCCGGTCCTGGACAAAGTGGTCTTCCGCCAGCTTGAGAGCAGCGCCGCAATCGCCGCCTTCAAGAACGGTGAAATCGACGGTGTTTCCGCCAACACCATCACCCCCTACAAGCAGCTCGACGGCACCAAGAACTCCGAGATCCGCCGTGGCCAGCGTCTTTTCGCCGGCGGCCTGAACCTCAACGCGCAGAAGGCCCCGTTGACCGACGTCGCCATCCGCAAGGCGATCTTCACCGCCGTCGACCGCGAGGCACTGCGCAAGGTCCGCTTCAACGGCCTGAACTGGGAGGAAGAAAGCTCCGGGTCGATGATGCTGCTGCCGTTCTCCAAGTACTACCAGGACAACTACCCGGTCAAGGAGACCGGCGCCGACGCCGCCAAGAAGGTCCTGACCGACGCCGGCTACAAGCCCAACGCCGCCGGCATCATGGAAAAGGACGGCGTCCCCGCCGCCTTCAAGATCAGCAACTTCGGTGACGACCCCACCACGCTGGCCTTCGCACAGACCCTGCAGAACCAGCTCAAGGCTGGCGGCATGGACGTCGGTATCGACCAGCGCGCTTCCGCCGACTTCGGCAAGGTTGTGGGCAGCCGTGACTTCTTCCTGAGCGTCTCCGGCTACACCGTGGGTGCCGACGCAACCGACGCCGTCAAGCAGTTCTACGACTCCAAGACCAACACCAACAAGCTCGGTGACGCCGACCTCGACGCCAAGATCAAGAAGCTCTCCACCATTGCCGACAACGCCGAGCGCAACAAGGCCGCGATGGACGTGGAAAAGGAGCACATGGCCAAGTACTTCTCCATGGGCGTGGTCATGAACGGACCGCAGATCTCCTTCGTCCGCACCGGCCTGGCTAACTACGGCCCGTCCCTGTTCAAGAGCCTGTCCCAGGTCCCGGACTGGACCACCATCGGCTGGGAAAAGAAGTAG
- a CDS encoding ABC transporter ATP-binding protein codes for MSHEMTASTGSADLSTAERLHVAGLHTAGRNYTDAPADAVLSVRDLNVRFNTENGVVHAVRGIDFDLRAGKTLGIVGESGSGKSVTSMAIMGLLPPTAEITGSVRLRGNELLGLSDKAMCQYRGNDIAMVFQDPLSSLTPVYTVGTQIVEALTVHNPTMSKQAKEARAVELLSMVGIPSPKDRLKAFPHEFSGGMRQRVMIAIAIANNPRVLIADEPTTALDVTIQAQVLEVLHTAQEETGAAVVMITHDLGVVAGMADDIMVMYAGKPVETGSVDEIYYNPRMPYTIGLLGAVPRVDIAEKSTLVPIEGIPPNLIHAPTGCSFAPRCPLVSQACLEGEPELLPVTGNHADGGHAHRAACIKTGSLGQEVDAREVFKAPAVPVSRFDAVPRTERRRVLELRDVKKHFPLLKGALIKRRIGTVKAVDGLSFDIREGECFSIVGESGCGKTTTLLEIMEFHKDQDGEVVIGGLSNKQASDAKTKSAMRKELQMVFQDPTGALDPRFTVFEVLSEPLENAGMPKPQIRKRIMELMELVGLQPDHVNRFPNQFSGGQRQRIGIARALAVNPKLVVLDEPVSALDVSVQAGVINLLDSLRAELGLSYLMVAHDLSVVRHISNRVAVMYLGKIVEIGDVDSVFDNPRHPYTRALLSAIPVPDPVLERTRERIILQGDLPSPLEAPKGCNFATRCPVFAALPPAKQEKCLTQEPLLETAPGTAASAAPTDQQFACFYPDGELDADMLVVHETT; via the coding sequence ATGAGCCACGAAATGACCGCCAGCACCGGGTCCGCCGACCTCTCCACCGCCGAGCGACTGCACGTGGCCGGGCTGCACACGGCCGGCAGGAACTACACGGATGCCCCGGCGGATGCGGTGCTGTCCGTCCGGGACCTGAACGTCCGGTTCAACACGGAGAACGGGGTGGTGCACGCGGTCCGCGGCATCGACTTCGACCTCCGCGCCGGCAAGACGCTGGGCATCGTCGGTGAATCGGGCTCCGGGAAGTCCGTCACCTCGATGGCCATCATGGGCCTGCTGCCCCCGACGGCGGAGATCACCGGCTCGGTCCGGCTTCGGGGCAACGAACTGCTGGGCCTCAGCGACAAGGCCATGTGCCAGTACCGAGGCAACGACATCGCCATGGTCTTCCAGGACCCGTTGTCCTCGCTGACGCCGGTCTACACCGTTGGAACCCAGATCGTCGAGGCGCTCACGGTCCACAACCCCACGATGAGCAAGCAGGCCAAGGAAGCGCGCGCCGTCGAACTGCTCAGCATGGTGGGCATCCCGAGCCCGAAGGACCGGCTCAAGGCCTTCCCGCACGAGTTCTCCGGCGGCATGCGCCAGCGCGTGATGATCGCAATTGCCATCGCCAACAACCCGCGGGTACTGATCGCCGACGAACCGACGACGGCCCTCGACGTCACCATCCAGGCGCAGGTCCTCGAAGTGCTGCACACCGCGCAGGAGGAAACCGGCGCCGCCGTCGTTATGATCACGCACGACCTGGGCGTGGTGGCCGGCATGGCCGACGACATCATGGTGATGTACGCCGGCAAGCCGGTGGAAACCGGCAGCGTCGACGAGATCTACTACAACCCGCGGATGCCGTACACGATCGGCCTGCTCGGGGCGGTGCCGCGCGTCGACATCGCCGAGAAGTCCACCCTCGTGCCGATCGAAGGCATCCCGCCGAACCTCATCCACGCACCCACCGGATGCTCCTTCGCGCCGCGCTGCCCCCTGGTCAGCCAGGCCTGCCTGGAGGGCGAGCCGGAGTTGTTGCCGGTCACCGGCAACCACGCGGACGGCGGCCACGCGCACCGGGCCGCCTGCATCAAGACCGGCTCCCTGGGGCAGGAAGTGGACGCCCGTGAGGTGTTCAAGGCCCCGGCCGTGCCGGTGTCGCGCTTTGACGCGGTCCCCCGCACCGAACGCCGGCGCGTGCTGGAGCTCAGGGACGTCAAAAAGCACTTCCCCCTGTTGAAGGGTGCCCTGATCAAACGCCGGATCGGCACCGTCAAGGCGGTCGACGGTCTCAGCTTCGACATCCGCGAGGGCGAGTGCTTCTCGATCGTCGGCGAATCCGGCTGCGGCAAGACCACCACCTTGCTGGAGATCATGGAGTTCCACAAGGACCAGGACGGCGAGGTGGTCATCGGCGGCCTCAGCAACAAGCAGGCCTCCGACGCGAAGACCAAGAGCGCCATGCGCAAGGAACTCCAGATGGTGTTCCAGGACCCCACCGGCGCCCTGGACCCGCGGTTCACCGTGTTCGAAGTGCTGTCCGAGCCGCTCGAGAATGCGGGCATGCCCAAGCCCCAGATCCGGAAGCGGATCATGGAGCTGATGGAACTGGTGGGTCTCCAGCCGGACCACGTCAACCGGTTCCCGAACCAGTTCTCCGGCGGCCAGCGGCAGCGGATCGGCATTGCCCGCGCCCTCGCCGTGAACCCTAAGCTGGTGGTCCTCGACGAGCCGGTGTCCGCCCTCGACGTCTCCGTCCAGGCCGGCGTGATCAACCTGCTCGATTCGCTCCGCGCGGAACTTGGGCTCAGCTACTTGATGGTGGCCCACGACCTGTCCGTGGTGCGGCACATCTCCAACCGGGTGGCCGTGATGTACCTGGGCAAGATCGTCGAAATCGGCGACGTAGACAGCGTCTTCGACAATCCGCGCCACCCCTATACCCGTGCGCTGCTCTCCGCGATTCCGGTCCCGGACCCCGTCCTGGAACGCACCCGCGAACGAATCATCCTGCAAGGCGACCTGCCTTCGCCGCTGGAGGCGCCGAAGGGCTGCAACTTCGCCACGCGCTGCCCGGTCTTCGCGGCCTTGCCGCCGGCCAAACAGGAAAAGTGCCTGACCCAGGAGCCCTTGCTGGAAACAGCGCCCGGCACGGCCGCTTCCGCGGCACCCACAGACCAGCAATTCGCCTGTTTCTACCCGGACGGCGAACTGGACGCGGACATGCTCGTTGTCCACGAAACCACCTGA
- a CDS encoding ABC transporter permease, giving the protein MTNLNAIDPAAVAEEARIEGNDVVIAKSSIILRRFLRNKTAVAGLVIFLALTLFSFVGGFFTNWDKETIDPFNIGMPPSAEHLLGTSQAGIDLYALTVEGTRISILIGLVVGLVSVLIAAVYGCTMAYFGGKVDKVMLFILEALIMMPALLVVAVATSGGGNGLQKTLPSWLLLIIVLLVFSWMGTARLIRSLSMSLMTRDFVKAAQYMGIPPRRIVWRHLVPNIGSLLVLDITRGITGAILAEVAFSFIGIGIKVPDVSLGVLIGQATSQVSTFPWMFWVPLTVMFLLTGSLAMMNDGLRDAFDPSSSSVGSARKKKTV; this is encoded by the coding sequence ATGACAAACCTGAATGCCATTGACCCCGCCGCGGTCGCCGAAGAAGCAAGAATCGAAGGCAACGACGTCGTCATTGCCAAATCCTCGATCATCCTGCGCCGCTTCCTGCGCAATAAGACGGCCGTCGCGGGCCTCGTGATCTTCCTCGCCCTCACGCTGTTCTCCTTCGTGGGCGGTTTCTTCACGAACTGGGACAAGGAGACGATCGACCCGTTCAACATCGGCATGCCGCCGTCGGCCGAACACCTGCTCGGCACTTCCCAGGCCGGGATCGACCTCTACGCCCTGACCGTGGAGGGGACCCGGATCTCGATTCTGATCGGCCTCGTCGTCGGCCTCGTCTCGGTCCTGATCGCCGCCGTCTACGGCTGCACCATGGCCTATTTCGGCGGGAAGGTGGACAAGGTCATGCTGTTCATCCTCGAAGCCCTGATCATGATGCCGGCCCTGCTGGTCGTGGCCGTCGCCACGAGCGGGGGCGGCAACGGACTGCAGAAAACGCTGCCCAGCTGGCTCCTGCTGATCATCGTCCTGCTGGTCTTCAGCTGGATGGGCACCGCGCGTCTCATCCGCTCGCTGTCGATGTCGCTGATGACACGCGACTTCGTCAAGGCGGCCCAGTACATGGGGATCCCGCCGCGGCGCATCGTCTGGCGCCACCTGGTCCCGAACATCGGCTCGCTGCTGGTGCTGGATATCACCCGCGGCATCACCGGCGCGATCCTGGCCGAGGTTGCGTTCTCCTTCATCGGCATCGGCATCAAGGTCCCGGATGTCAGCCTGGGTGTGCTGATCGGCCAGGCCACCTCCCAAGTGTCCACGTTCCCGTGGATGTTCTGGGTCCCGCTGACCGTCATGTTCCTGCTGACCGGTTCGCTCGCCATGATGAACGACGGCCTGCGTGACGCGTTCGATCCCAGCTCCAGCTCCGTAGGCAGCGCCAGGAAGAAGAAGACGGTATGA
- a CDS encoding ABC transporter permease — protein sequence MLRYLAKRALTYVFMIFLTTTAGYFLAVNTLQPALLEQERIPRPTPEQVVNSFRLKGLDPELSPWERYVDWLTAIVTRWDWGRSPNGAFINAEFGDRVWISTRLFLASIILTLIIGVALGVYTAARQYKFSDRAITSYSYLVHIVPAPIAYFLVQLGAININETAGERIFFVTGISTPGMEGNGWAQFVDLMAHYAVPTFAITIVGWGTYQIAQRQYLLDNVNADFVRTARAKGLTRNQAISRHALRVSFIPVAQSIAFTIPAIFAGGFFAEKIFAWHGVGSWSIDAIALQDVNAATATLAYGSVIFAIGAILADFATTLVDPRVRVQ from the coding sequence ATGCTCCGATATCTCGCCAAACGTGCCCTCACGTATGTCTTCATGATCTTCCTGACCACCACCGCGGGGTACTTCCTGGCCGTGAACACCTTGCAGCCGGCGCTGCTGGAGCAGGAGCGGATTCCGCGGCCCACCCCCGAGCAGGTGGTCAATTCCTTCCGGCTCAAGGGCCTCGACCCGGAGCTCAGCCCGTGGGAGCGCTACGTTGACTGGCTCACGGCGATCGTCACCCGCTGGGATTGGGGACGCAGTCCCAACGGCGCGTTCATCAACGCCGAGTTCGGCGACCGCGTCTGGATCTCGACCCGGCTGTTCCTGGCCTCCATCATCCTGACCCTGATCATCGGCGTCGCCCTGGGCGTCTACACCGCGGCCCGGCAGTACAAGTTCTCCGACCGCGCCATCACCTCATACAGCTACCTCGTCCACATCGTGCCGGCGCCGATCGCCTACTTCCTGGTCCAGCTCGGTGCCATCAACATCAACGAGACGGCCGGTGAGCGGATCTTCTTTGTTACGGGCATCTCCACACCCGGGATGGAGGGCAACGGCTGGGCGCAATTCGTCGACCTGATGGCCCACTACGCCGTGCCAACCTTCGCGATCACGATCGTGGGCTGGGGCACCTACCAGATCGCGCAGCGCCAGTACCTGCTCGATAACGTCAACGCCGACTTTGTCCGCACCGCCCGCGCCAAGGGGCTGACCCGCAACCAAGCCATCAGCCGGCACGCGCTGCGGGTGTCCTTTATCCCGGTTGCGCAAAGCATCGCCTTTACCATCCCCGCGATCTTCGCCGGCGGCTTCTTCGCGGAGAAGATCTTCGCCTGGCACGGCGTCGGCTCCTGGAGCATCGACGCGATCGCCCTCCAGGACGTCAATGCCGCAACCGCCACGCTCGCCTACGGCTCCGTGATCTTCGCAATCGGTGCGATCCTCGCGGACTTCGCCACCACGCTGGTCGACCCGAGAGTGCGGGTGCAGTAA
- a CDS encoding helix-turn-helix domain-containing protein: MSLIPIRPGAPDAPATGAPDSRPGSGRAAESERRDAARNRELLLRTARELIEERGVDGLTMATLARRAGVGNGTVFRRFGSRAGLMVNLLSDAEAQFQGRFMFGPPPVGPGAPPLERLIAVGAERIGWVLEYGDLARAADVSAYNRFDVPAAVLWHRHLELLLRQAGVTADPWLMAGAISVTLEPERILHSVRVHGVAPDRLVESWRELVTRVVNGA, translated from the coding sequence GTGAGCCTAATCCCAATCCGCCCCGGCGCGCCGGATGCCCCAGCTACGGGTGCGCCCGACAGCCGCCCCGGCAGCGGTCGCGCGGCCGAGTCGGAGCGCCGGGATGCCGCCCGCAACCGTGAGCTGCTGCTCCGGACCGCCCGGGAACTCATCGAGGAGCGCGGCGTGGACGGCCTCACGATGGCCACGCTCGCCCGGCGTGCGGGCGTAGGCAACGGCACAGTGTTCCGTAGATTCGGCAGCCGGGCGGGTCTGATGGTGAACCTCCTCAGTGATGCCGAGGCCCAGTTCCAAGGCAGGTTCATGTTCGGCCCGCCGCCCGTGGGGCCGGGAGCCCCGCCCCTGGAGCGGCTCATCGCGGTTGGTGCCGAGCGCATCGGCTGGGTGCTGGAATACGGTGACCTCGCCCGGGCCGCCGACGTGTCTGCCTATAACCGCTTCGATGTGCCGGCGGCCGTCCTCTGGCACCGCCATCTCGAACTGCTGCTTCGCCAGGCCGGCGTCACCGCTGACCCCTGGCTCATGGCCGGCGCCATCAGTGTGACGCTCGAACCGGAACGGATCCTTCACTCCGTCCGGGTCCACGGCGTGGCTCCCGACCGCCTCGTCGAATCATGGCGTGAGCTAGTCACCCGCGTCGTCAACGGGGCGTAG
- a CDS encoding NAD(P)H-dependent oxidoreductase, translated as MTTNTVLTLVGSLRAGSTNAQLAEAIQLNAPEQVEVVIHESLGNIPFYNEDIDVEGQVPAAAAALRAAANEADTLLLVTPEYNGTVPAPLKNAIDWLSRPFGAGALSGKPTAVVGTAFGQYGGVWAQDEARKAVGIAGAQVLEGVKLAVPGSMVRFAEIHPKDDAEVVEQIKGVFAALEEARSTEAA; from the coding sequence ATGACCACCAACACCGTTCTCACCCTGGTCGGCAGCCTGCGCGCCGGCTCCACCAACGCCCAGCTCGCCGAGGCGATCCAGCTCAACGCCCCCGAGCAGGTGGAGGTCGTCATCCACGAGAGCCTCGGCAACATCCCGTTCTACAACGAGGACATCGACGTCGAGGGCCAGGTCCCCGCCGCCGCGGCCGCGCTGCGTGCCGCCGCCAATGAAGCGGACACCCTGCTGCTGGTCACCCCGGAATACAACGGCACCGTCCCCGCGCCCCTGAAGAACGCCATCGACTGGCTCTCACGCCCGTTCGGCGCCGGCGCCCTCAGCGGCAAGCCCACGGCCGTCGTCGGCACCGCATTCGGCCAGTACGGCGGCGTCTGGGCCCAGGACGAGGCCCGCAAGGCCGTCGGCATCGCCGGCGCCCAGGTCCTCGAAGGCGTCAAGCTTGCCGTTCCGGGCTCCATGGTCCGCTTCGCGGAGATCCACCCGAAGGACGACGCCGAGGTAGTGGAGCAGATCAAGGGTGTGTTTGCCGCCCTCGAAGAGGCCCGCAGCACCGAAGCAGCCTAA
- a CDS encoding PLP-dependent aminotransferase family protein, producing the protein MSHETLDAAAELLPAEAIDAIERAATSAHRHERLFSERAANIKQSAVRDVFEISLRPGLVSLAGGSPYLQSLPLERLGQSAAKIIAEQGMTALQYGGGQGTEELRTQICEVMAAEGILDAKPENVVITAGSQSAQDVATKVFCNPGDVVLVEDPTYVGALNTFEAYQVEVGTVPMDGNGIIPDLLEAKIAALQTAGKNIKFLYTIPSFNNPSGITLAAERRQQVVDICRNANILILEDNPYGLLRFDGKPLTPLRAGNPDDVIYMGSFSKIFAPGLRIGWALVPAHLQRRYYLASEAVTLCPPTLNQMLVSAYLRDYDWRGQIATYRGLYQERCEAMLAALEKYMPEGLSWTRPEGGFFVWVTLPEGVDTYPLLQKAIDAGVVFVPGAAFTHSDEPSNKLRLAYSAVPPDAIEEGVRRLAPVLGEAVAAL; encoded by the coding sequence GTGAGCCACGAAACACTTGATGCCGCCGCAGAGCTTCTCCCGGCCGAGGCAATTGACGCAATCGAACGCGCGGCTACGTCCGCCCACCGCCACGAGAGGCTTTTCTCGGAGCGCGCCGCAAACATCAAGCAGTCCGCCGTACGGGACGTCTTCGAGATCTCCCTGCGTCCCGGCCTCGTTTCGCTGGCCGGCGGCAGCCCCTACCTTCAGTCACTCCCGCTCGAACGCCTCGGCCAGTCCGCCGCGAAGATCATCGCGGAACAGGGTATGACCGCCCTCCAGTACGGCGGCGGGCAGGGAACCGAGGAACTCCGCACGCAGATCTGCGAGGTCATGGCAGCCGAGGGCATCCTTGACGCCAAGCCTGAAAACGTTGTCATCACCGCTGGCTCGCAGTCCGCCCAGGACGTCGCCACCAAGGTTTTCTGCAACCCGGGCGACGTCGTCCTTGTCGAAGATCCCACCTACGTCGGCGCGCTCAACACATTCGAGGCCTACCAGGTCGAGGTGGGCACCGTGCCGATGGACGGCAACGGAATCATTCCGGACCTCCTGGAAGCCAAGATCGCCGCCCTGCAGACCGCGGGCAAGAACATCAAGTTCCTCTACACCATCCCGAGCTTTAACAACCCCTCCGGCATCACCCTCGCCGCCGAGCGCCGGCAGCAGGTCGTTGATATATGCCGCAACGCGAATATTCTCATCCTGGAGGACAACCCCTACGGCCTGCTGCGCTTTGACGGCAAGCCGCTGACCCCGCTGCGGGCCGGGAACCCGGATGACGTCATCTACATGGGCTCCTTTTCCAAGATCTTCGCCCCGGGCCTGCGGATCGGCTGGGCGCTGGTCCCGGCGCATCTCCAGCGCCGCTACTACCTGGCCTCGGAGGCTGTCACCCTGTGCCCTCCGACGCTCAACCAGATGCTGGTCTCCGCGTACCTCCGGGATTACGACTGGCGCGGCCAGATCGCCACGTACCGCGGGCTCTACCAGGAACGCTGCGAGGCGATGCTCGCGGCACTGGAGAAGTACATGCCGGAAGGGCTGAGTTGGACGCGGCCTGAGGGCGGCTTCTTCGTCTGGGTTACGCTGCCCGAGGGCGTCGACACCTATCCGCTGCTGCAGAAGGCCATCGACGCCGGCGTCGTCTTTGTGCCCGGGGCGGCCTTCACCCACTCGGATGAGCCCTCCAACAAACTGCGGCTCGCATACAGCGCGGTGCCTCCCGACGCCATCGAAGAAGGCGTCCGACGCCTGGCGCCGGTGCTGGGGGAAGCCGTCGCCGCGTTGTAG
- a CDS encoding universal stress protein, protein MTGIIVVGVDGSETALKAAHTARDLAVSLGATLHVVSAFDSDRTEVFSSGSDRWIVSDADDAEKVAKSVAEGLRTAEVNVTYAAARGKPAEALIHEAERSGAQMIVVGNRRMRGLGRVLGSVANSVAHNAPCDVYIAKTDSSD, encoded by the coding sequence ATGACCGGAATTATCGTTGTTGGCGTCGATGGCAGTGAAACTGCCCTCAAGGCCGCGCACACGGCCCGGGACCTCGCGGTCTCCCTGGGGGCCACCCTGCACGTGGTCAGCGCCTTCGACAGCGACCGGACCGAGGTGTTCAGCAGCGGCAGCGACCGGTGGATTGTTTCCGACGCCGACGATGCCGAAAAGGTCGCCAAGTCCGTCGCAGAGGGCCTGCGCACGGCCGAGGTCAACGTCACCTACGCCGCTGCCCGGGGCAAGCCCGCGGAAGCGCTGATCCACGAGGCCGAGCGCTCCGGTGCGCAGATGATCGTGGTCGGCAACCGCCGTATGCGCGGCCTCGGCCGCGTCCTGGGGAGCGTTGCGAACAGCGTGGCCCACAACGCCCCCTGCGACGTTTACATCGCCAAGACCGACTCCTCCGACTAG
- a CDS encoding AMP-binding protein: MFSSPFPAVDIPDVSLYEYLFGSLTEDDLDRIAVVDGTSGAETSYRELRDRINALAGSVAAQGLGVHGVAAILCPNIPAFTVVFHGLLLAGATVTPINSLYTADEIEKQLTDAGASWLFTISALLPAAQEAAGRVGIPAERLVVLDGAEGHPSLTELLTSGAPAPEISFDPATHIAVLPYSSGTTGRPKGVMLSHRNLVANVEQSRGLLKVRPEDRLLALLPFFHIYGLTVLLNLALRERARLVTIPKFDLAEFLRIVQDHKCSYLFIAPPVAVALSKHPMVADYDLSSVHTTLSGAAPLDGELGARLGERLGCRVLQGYGMTEMSPVSHLIPVDATDVPVSSVGYTVPNMECRLLDPATGEEIEVPAEGTSAPGHLLCRGPNVMLGYLNRPEETADTLDADGFLHTGDIATVRADGVVSVVDRLKELIKYKGYQIAPAELEALLLTHPGIADAAVIGTADADGQEVPMAFVVRQPGADGEALDEAAVQDFVAARVAPFKKIRRVEFIDAVPKSSSGKILRRMLKTAEPAPQP, encoded by the coding sequence GTGTTCTCGAGCCCGTTCCCCGCTGTCGATATTCCCGACGTCAGCCTCTACGAATACCTCTTCGGCTCTCTGACGGAGGACGACCTGGACCGGATCGCCGTCGTCGACGGCACCAGCGGCGCGGAAACCAGCTACCGCGAGCTGCGCGACCGGATCAACGCCCTCGCCGGCTCCGTTGCCGCCCAAGGTCTGGGAGTCCACGGGGTCGCCGCCATCCTGTGCCCGAACATCCCGGCGTTCACCGTAGTTTTCCACGGCCTGCTCCTGGCCGGCGCCACCGTCACGCCGATCAATTCGCTGTACACGGCGGACGAGATTGAAAAGCAGCTCACCGACGCCGGAGCCAGCTGGCTGTTTACGATTTCCGCCCTGCTGCCCGCCGCCCAGGAGGCCGCCGGCCGCGTCGGGATCCCGGCGGAGCGGCTGGTGGTGCTCGACGGCGCCGAGGGCCACCCCTCGCTGACAGAGTTGCTCACGTCCGGCGCGCCGGCCCCGGAGATCAGCTTCGATCCGGCTACCCACATCGCGGTGCTGCCGTACTCCTCGGGCACCACCGGCCGGCCCAAGGGCGTGATGCTCAGCCACCGGAACCTCGTGGCGAACGTTGAACAGTCGCGCGGGCTGCTCAAGGTCCGGCCGGAGGACCGGTTGCTGGCGCTGCTGCCCTTCTTCCACATCTACGGACTGACCGTGCTGCTGAACCTGGCCCTCCGGGAACGCGCCCGCCTGGTCACCATCCCCAAGTTCGACCTCGCGGAGTTCCTGCGGATCGTCCAGGACCACAAGTGCAGTTACCTCTTCATCGCACCTCCGGTGGCCGTGGCGCTGTCCAAGCACCCCATGGTGGCGGACTACGACCTCAGCTCCGTCCACACCACCCTCTCCGGGGCGGCGCCCCTGGACGGCGAACTCGGGGCGCGGCTGGGCGAGCGGCTCGGCTGCAGGGTGCTCCAGGGCTACGGCATGACGGAAATGAGCCCCGTCTCGCACCTGATTCCGGTCGATGCCACGGACGTTCCGGTCAGCTCGGTGGGCTACACGGTCCCCAACATGGAGTGCAGGCTGCTCGACCCGGCCACGGGGGAGGAGATCGAGGTCCCTGCCGAGGGAACCAGCGCCCCGGGCCACCTGCTCTGCCGGGGGCCCAACGTCATGCTCGGTTACCTGAACCGGCCCGAGGAAACGGCGGACACCCTGGATGCGGACGGTTTCCTGCACACCGGCGACATCGCCACGGTGCGGGCGGACGGGGTGGTGTCGGTCGTGGACCGGCTCAAGGAACTGATCAAGTACAAGGGCTACCAGATCGCGCCGGCCGAGCTCGAGGCGCTGCTGCTCACCCACCCCGGCATCGCCGACGCGGCCGTGATCGGAACCGCCGACGCCGACGGCCAGGAGGTGCCGATGGCCTTCGTCGTGCGCCAGCCCGGCGCCGACGGCGAGGCGCTGGACGAGGCCGCCGTGCAGGACTTCGTTGCCGCCAGGGTGGCTCCGTTCAAGAAGATCCGGCGCGTCGAGTTCATCGACGCGGTGCCGAAGTCCTCCTCCGGCAAGATCCTGCGCCGGATGCTGAAGACGGCGGAGCCGGCACCGCAGCCCTAG